DNA sequence from the Coccidioides posadasii str. Silveira chromosome 5, complete sequence genome:
TTTCTACCTCTTTATCAAAGCTAATTAAACACATCAGTCTGAACATTTGAGGTCAACAAGTGCAATTTCCACATCTGATTATGGATAGTAATAACTCTTGCAGCCAGCAACGCAGCTCACCTGGTTGCAGCTTTATAGAGGTAATTTAAGGATTGCAGTTGACTGATAATCTTGGCTTCAAGTTCTGCCTTCTGTTCCACAAGGTCGGAAAGCCTGTCTAATTGGGCTTTCCTAACCTCCGAGCTATTTAGTTCGTTAGTTGATTAGAAGCGGGCGGAGAGGAATGTAGGGATACAACTACACTCACCAAGTTAGCTTATTTTGGCTAATCAAGCCATTGATGTCCTCTTCCGCTTTCTTGATGTGAACCTTGTGCTGAGCTTGTAGCTTCCTTCGACTCTTCCTCTTAGCCCCTTCGACCTATGGTAGGAACAAGTAGTCAATCaagctgtacggagtacattgtGCATGGTTCTCGAATTCAACAACCATCCATCAATCCACAAGATACTTACAGGTTTATTCAAGGCTTTAAGCAAATCAGTTGCCATAGATGTGGGAGGTTCCGCTGATGGGTTGCGCT
Encoded proteins:
- a CDS encoding uncharacterized protein (EggNog:ENOG410Q54D), translated to MASKPGLQNDAKSLSSRPQKRATQVNERNPSAEPPTSMATDLLKALNKPVEGAKRKSRRKLQAQHKVHIKKAEEDINGLISQNKLTCSEVRKAQLDRLSDLVEQKAELEAKIISQLQSLNYLYKAATR